In Mucinivorans hirudinis, the DNA window CCAATTTACCCAAGTCACCCTTCATCCCAAAAACACCCTCGGTTATCACAAGCACACCTCCGCCCTGAGCATCAGCCAACTTCTCGGCGCGAGCAATCATACGGCGACAAATCTCCATATTATTATGAGGGTACACAAAGCGTTTGCCACCCTTTGCCTTGTGTATCAAAAGACCATCAATGATACAGGCGTGCGACTCGGAATCATAGACAATAACATCGTTACGCGTTGTGAGAGTGTCAATAATGGAGACCATACCCTGATAACCAAAATTCAACAAAAATGAGTCGGGCTTACCAACAAACCTAGCAAGTCGCTGCTCCAATTCCTCGTGCCACTTGGTCTGTCCGCTCATCATACGCGCACCCATCGGAGCCGCCATACCAAAACGCGCCGCACCCTCCGTGTCTGCCTTGATAACCTCGGGATGGTTTGCCAGTCCCAAATAGTTATTCAAACTCCAGTTCAACATCATCTTACCGCGAAACATCATTCGCGGACCGATTGCCCCCTCCAACTTAGGGAATGCAAAGTACCCGTGTGCCTGCTTCATATACATACCGATAGGTCCGCCGGCGTTGCTTTTGATTCTTTCGAAAATATCCATAGTTTTGGTTTTTATTAAATGGCAAAGGTAATAAATATTGATGCCATTGTATATAAGTATAAATACCAAATAAGTAGAGAAAAATAATTATATCTAATCATCATAAAAGCTTTGTTGCCATTCATTTCGTAGATGCCGCGCTTGGTCGCCGAATGACAGTATAATTACATCAAAAAAGAGAGCGGGCTGCCCTCCGCAATGAAAGGCAGCCCGCAATCAATATAATGTTCCGTGAAGATTATCTCTTAACTTTGATAATTACGATTTCAACTACTTCTGTAACAGTTGCATAAGGCAAGAAGTTCACTTCTGTCTCAGCAAGTTGTTTCGCTGCAGGATTTTTCGCGATTGCTGATTTCAAGTTAGCAACCAACGCCTTAGCATCACCCTCTTTTGCTGCAATAACCGCCTTAACGTACTCTGCACGCCAAGTGTTCATTGAGCCAAATGCTGCCTTTGCTGCGGCAACATCGCCGTTCAACAACTGAGCAAGTGCCTTGTTGTAACCATCAAGTGAGTTGATAGCCGACGAGTAGTTACCCTCTGCCAAATCAACCAAGCCTTTGTTATACTTAGCCTCGGGAGCTGTTGATGCTGCGAAGAATTTAGCTGCCTCAGATTTTTTACCTTCAGACAAAGCTACAACACCAAGATTGTTGATAACCTGTGGATTAGAGTTGTTCAACGAAGCTGCTTTTGTGAAGTCAGCCTTAGCTGCTGCATAGTCTCCTTCCCAAGCCTTAACAACACCAAGGTTGTTCCAAGCGCGGAAATCATTATATTTGTCAGCTGCTGCCTTGTAGCATTTAGCCTTCGTTGCATTGTCTGTAAACAGAGTGGCTGCGAACAACATCTCCTCAACGGTAAGTTTATTGATATCAGAACCAACTGCTGCTTTAAGTTCTGCATCTGTCAAACCATCAACTTGTACGTTTACGGTCATCTTAGAGCGGCGAAGTTCAGGAAGAATCTTATCAGCCAATACTTTGAAAGCTGCCGTCATATTTTTAATCTCTTTGTCGCGAACTTGTGGGTCTTTGTACATAGAGAGAACTTGAAGGATAAGTGCCTTGTCAGGAATATCTGATGCTTGAACCAACTCTTGGAAACCTTCCCAGTCTTCACCCATCGCGTTTACATCGAACACATCCTTAGGAGTACCGTCTTTTTTGAACTTTGTCTCCATAGCCTTCTTAGTGGTCTTACCACGGTCTGCAGAAAGCTTGTCATTGAGAGTCAAAGGACCGTCAGGAGAAGCGTAAGCCTGTGTGTAAACATCGCCTACTTTTTTCTTTGCATCACCCGTGTTGTCTTTGATAAATTGCTGAAGAGCAGATATTTCCGAAGAGTTCAACTGAGCAGCGCGAACGTCAGCCTTGTTGATTTGGAACATAATCTTTGCAGACTCCTTTACATAAGTAGTACGAACAAACGCATCTGGAGCGATAGCTACCTTAGCATAGTTGTCTGCCATCATTTGCAAAGAGCTGACACCGAATGTTACAGGAATTTCAGTATTATAATCGGTAAAGTTCTTAATCTTAGAACCCTGTTTAATACATTTAGCCTCAACGCGAAGAACGAGCTCCGAAAGACGCATTGCGGGAGTGTAAGGGAACGAAAGTTGCTGACTGTAAGAACCACCTGCCTCGTAAGGAATCACCTTGTAGTTATCCTTAACCTTTTCACCCTGAAGGAATGTTGGCTGACCAACTACCTCGCCACCCGGATAAACCAAAACGGGAGTTACCTTCAAAACACCCCACTTGTGGAATGCCTTTGCAGGGAAATTAACAGTGATAGTGCCGATTGCATTATCACCTTTAAGTGTCAAAAATTCGGGAGAACTGCTAACGGTAATTCCCGGAGCAGTCTTCTTCATCATCTTTGAGTAGCAATTACAGCTTGTTAGCAAAAACACCATACCAACTAGTGCCAAGCTGATGTGTAAGAACTTTTTCATTTTGTTTAAGAAATTTATTTGTTAGTTTTATCTGCAAAAATAGCTTTGAAGCACAAAGTTATAAATCTTTTTCTGATTTTGTGTGTTTTTTGCAAAATATTTGCTGCTATTGGGACTTTTAGGACTTTGGGTCGCTTGGGACTTTGGGTCGTTTAGGACTTTGGGTCGTTTAGGACTTTGGGTCGTCTAGGACTTTGGGTCGTTTGGGACTTTGGGTCGTTTAGGACTTGTTGGTCATTTGGGTCGGCAATAAACTACTGTTTTGGCAGCAATGCTTTGCGCGAAAGTTTCAATTTACCCGTTTTAGGGTCAGCGCCAATTAGTTTCACTTGGATGATGTCACCCTCTTTCAAACCGCTCTGTTCCATTGTATCAACGCGCTCGTGCTTGATTTCCGAGATGTGTAACAACGCATCCTTGCCGGGTAAGAACTCAACAAAAGCACCGAAAGCCATAATCGACTTAACCTTGCCCTCATAGACCTCGCCGATTTCGGGTACAGCCGTGATACCTTTAATCTTCGCCAAAGCCTGGTCGATGCCCGCCTTGTCTGCCGAGAAAATATCGACAATACCTTTATCACCAACCTCAGTAATAGTAATTGTAGTATTTGTAGCTTTTTGAAGCTCCTGTATCACCTTACCGCCAGGTCCGATAACCGCACCTATAAAATCCTTTGGAATGGCTATCTGAACGATGCGTGGTACGTGTGGCTTGTAATCCTCACGTGGCTCAGCCAACGTCTCGGTAATTTTACCCAAAATGTGTAGACGACCCTGACGCGCCTGCTCTAAAGCCTGCTCGAGAACCTCATACGAGAGACCATCTACCTTAATATCCATTTGGGTGGCAGTAATACCATCCTTCGTACCGGTCACTTTGAAGTCCATATCGCCCAAGTGGTCTTCGTCGCCCAAAATATCCGAAAGAACTGCAAATTTACCTTTTTCTGCTATCAAACCCATCGCAATACCCGAAACAGGCTTTTTGATTTTCACACCCGCATCCATCAGCGCCAAAGTACCGGCACAAACAGTAGCCATTGACGACGAGCCGTTCGACTCCAAAATATCCGACACCACACGAATCGCATATGGACACTCCTCTCCCACAGGTACCATCGGTTTGAGGGCACGCAAGGCAAGGTTGCCGTGTCCCACCTCACGGCGTGAAGTTCCGCGAGCCATTTTCGCCTCGCCGGTGGAGAATGGGGGGAAGTTATAGTGCAAAACAAATTTTTCTGAACCTTCGCGCAAAACGTCGTCAATCATCTTCTCATCAAGTTTCGTGCCAAGAGTTACCGTTGTCAAAGACTGTGTCTCGCCGCGTGTGAAAATTGCAGAACCGTGAGGCGCGGGAAGGTAGCCAACTTCACACCATATAGGTCTGATTTCATTGGTTTTACGCCCGTCCAAGCGTACTCCCTCATCGAGTATCATAGCACGCATAGCTTTTTTTAGAACATCGTCGTGGAAGTATCTTTTTATCAAAGATTTTTTCTCTGCCAACTCCTCTTGCGAGAAAGTTGCCATATATTCTGCCTCGATAGCGTCGAATTTTTCAGACCTCTCGTGCTTTGCGGACATAGATTTTGCGACCTCGTACACCCTATCATAAGTAGCCGCTACGACAGCCGCGCGCAAATCATCATCATTCTTTTCGTGGCAATATTCGCGTTTTGTTGTCTTGCCAACCTCTGCCATAAGCTCGATTTGAGCCTGACACTGTATCTTGATTTCGTTGTGAGCAACCTTGATTGCCTCCAACATAACGCTTTCCGACACCTCTTTCATCTCACCCTCTACCATCATAATATTATCCACCGTTGCCGCCACGATAATATCTAGGTCACAATCCGCCATTTGCGAGAATGTAGGATTTACGACAAATTCTCCGTTGATGCGCGCCACTCGAACCTCTGAGATTGGACCCTCGAAGGGAACGTCGCTCACAGCCAGTGCCGCCGATGCAGCCAAGCCAGCCAAGGCATCGGGTTGAATGTCGGGGTCTGCCGAAATAAGATTGACCGTCACGAACACCTCGGCGTGAAAATCCGAAGGAAAAAGAGGGCGCAGTGCGCGGTCGATAAGGCGCGACACCAAAATTTCGTAGTCCGATGGGCGCGCTTCACGTTTGAGGAAGCCACCCGGAAAACGACCGTTCGCCGCATATTTCTCTTTGTACTCTACCGACAGAGGCATAAAATCTACATCCTCCTTAGCATCCTTGGCACAGACAACCGTAGCCAACAACATTGTGTCCCCCTGACGAACAACCACCGAACCGTCAGCCTGTTTCGCCAACTTGCCGGTTTCAATCTCGATGGTGCGTCCCCCCGAGAGTGCAATTTTCTTTTGAATTGCGTTATACATATTCTTTCACATTATAAAATTCCGCACAAAGTTAGTGATAATTAAATTAAAAACGAAAAATGAAAGGTGAAAACACAAATCATTTTTTAGAATCTATCTAAGTTTTATCTTGGGGATTTATATGATAGTGAATCAGTGAGACGGATAGAAGCGTCGATTTGAAGGAGTCGCCCTGCACTAACGAATCAAAGAGCTGATTAACAGCTGCAACTGTTCCCGAAAATAGAAAGCAATATAGCCCAAAGCGGCAAGGGCACAGATTAGGGCAAGGGTAATGCCAAAAGTGTTGCGAGGGGTACGAGGAGGCTTGATTCCCACTAACAGCTGAGATTTGGGGCTGTTGTTGATAACTATTTTATCGCCCGTGAGCGGATTTAATCGACAACTAAACGCCTCGCAGACAAAAAATTCGCCGTTGCGATAGATAAATTCGCCAACGCCGTCAATAACAAGGCGCTCCCCATCATTTGCATCTACCAACCACTCATTAACTATCTCTTGGGCACGCTCATCATCGACATTCATATCGGCAGCCACGTATTCCGTCAAGGTGCAGGCATCAAAGTCACCCACTCTAACCACCCTTTCGGGCGCAACCATCCTCCTGCCGCCATCACACTGCTCCGCCCCCAAAATATCCACATAAAGAACACCTACCGAGGGAATCGCCACAGCTCTCCCCCCGCCCAAATGACGCGCTATTACTCTTTCGACAGACATTTATTCAGCTTCGACCTAAAAATCTTATAAGTCCTAAAAACTCACAACTTATACGGTTGTGGTTTACGTTTTAGCGCAATAACCAAGATGACTACCCCCGCTATCACAAAAGGAATACTCAGCAACTGCCCCATATTCAATAGCATATCAGCCTCCCACTTCTCTTGCGTATTTTTAATAAGTTCTATAAAAAACCTTGCTCCAAAGAGTAGAATCAAGAACGACCCGAACATAACTCCTCGACGGTCGCTGACCTTGGTGCGCCAGTAGAGGTGTGCCATCAGTGCGAATATAAGCAAGTATGCCACCATCTCGTAGAGCTGCGTAGGGTGCATCGGCGCTGTTTCGCGTGCACGCACAAAGATCACACCCCAAGGCAGTTCAGTTGCCGTGCCGTAAATTTCCGAGTTGAAGAAATTACCCAAACGCACCAATGCTCCGGCTATGGGAACGAGCACCGCAATACGGTCTAACATCCACATATAGGGCATCTTCCACTTACGACTCCAGAGCCATATGCCTATCAAAAGACCCACTGCCGCACCGTGGCTTGCCAACCCCCCCTCGCGGATTTCAGTGATTATCGCCCACGGGTGGGTAAGGAAGTAGCCGGGGTCGTAGAAGAGGCAGTGCCCGAACCGCGCACCGACCACGGTGGCAATTATTAAGTAGTAGAACGCCGAGGTGTCGGCATCTTTCGCCACCCCCTCCCTCTTACACATCTTAGAAAAAAGCCACGAATCCACCAAAAAAGCCAGTGCCCACATCAGCCCATAGTAGCCAATGGAGAGGCTGCCGATGGAGAAGGCAATGGGGTCTAAATCCCAAACGATTGCTGAAAGAGTCATTGTTTTGTGATATTATTTCGCGTAAGCCACCGAGCGCGTCTCGCGAATGACGGTTACTTTAACCTGACCCGGATAGGTCATTTCGTCCTGTATTTTTTTAGCTATTTCGTAGGATAGAATCTCTGCTTTTTCGTCACTAATCTTCTCTGAGCCAACAATTACACGCAGTTCGCGACCCGCCTGAATGGCATAAGTTTTCAACACACCGTCGTGAGACATTGCCAAATCTTCCATCTCTTTAAGGCGTTTGATATAGCTTTCCACAACCTCGCGACGCGCACCGGGGCGTGCTCCCGAGATGGCATCACAAACTTGGACGATAGGGGCAATCAACGAACTCATCTCCACCTCGTCGTGGTGCGCTCCGATAGCATTTGCCACCTCCGGTTTCTCCTTGCAACGCTCCGCTATCTTCATACCGATAATTGCGTGTGGCAATTCCGGTTCGTCATCAGGCACCTTGCCAATATCGTGGAGCAGACCGGCGCGCCGCGCCAAAGCGGCATTCAAACCAAGCTCGGAAGCCATTATACCGCAAAGATTTGCCGTCTCGCGCGAGTGTTGCAACAGGTTCTGTCCATAAGAGGAACGATACTTCATTTTACCGATTAGGCGGATAAGTTCTGGGCTAAGTCCGTGAATACCAAGGTCAATGGCAGTACGCTTACCTACCTCAATGATTTCATCCTCAATCTGTTTTTGCACCTTTGCCACCACCTCTTCAATGCGTGCGGGGTGGATGCGTCCATCGGTAACCAGTTGGTGTAGAGCCAATCGTGCAATTTCGCGGCGCACGGGGTCAAAACCCGAAAGGATAATCGCCTCGGGGGTATCATCCACTATGATTTCTACGCCCGTAGCCGCCTCCAGCGCGCGAATGTTGCGCCCTTCGCGACCGATGATGCGTCCCTTCACCTCGTCCGAATCAATATTGAATGCCGTAACCGAATTCTCCACCGCCGCCTCCGTAGCAACACGCTGAATGGTCTGAACCACAATCTTTTTAGCATCCTTACTTGCCGATAGTTTGGCATCCTCAATAATATCGTTCACGATGGTCATCGCCTCGCTCTTTGCCTGCACCTTCACCTGCTCAATGATGAGCTCTTTTGCCTGCTCGGGGGTAAGTCCTCCGATTTGTTCCAACTTGGTAATCTGCTCCTTGGTCAATTTGTCGAGCTCCGCTTCACGCTCAGCCATCACCGCCGCCTGAGCCTCTACCTTGGCACGGGTAGACTCGAACTCCTTGTTCCTCTTATTGAAAATATCAGTCTCGCTCTGAAGCTGAGATTGTTGTTGCTTAA includes these proteins:
- a CDS encoding Polyribonucleotide nucleotidyltransferase gives rise to the protein MYNAIQKKIALSGGRTIEIETGKLAKQADGSVVVRQGDTMLLATVVCAKDAKEDVDFMPLSVEYKEKYAANGRFPGGFLKREARPSDYEILVSRLIDRALRPLFPSDFHAEVFVTVNLISADPDIQPDALAGLAASAALAVSDVPFEGPISEVRVARINGEFVVNPTFSQMADCDLDIIVAATVDNIMMVEGEMKEVSESVMLEAIKVAHNEIKIQCQAQIELMAEVGKTTKREYCHEKNDDDLRAAVVAATYDRVYEVAKSMSAKHERSEKFDAIEAEYMATFSQEELAEKKSLIKRYFHDDVLKKAMRAMILDEGVRLDGRKTNEIRPIWCEVGYLPAPHGSAIFTRGETQSLTTVTLGTKLDEKMIDDVLREGSEKFVLHYNFPPFSTGEAKMARGTSRREVGHGNLALRALKPMVPVGEECPYAIRVVSDILESNGSSSMATVCAGTLALMDAGVKIKKPVSGIAMGLIAEKGKFAVLSDILGDEDHLGDMDFKVTGTKDGITATQMDIKVDGLSYEVLEQALEQARQGRLHILGKITETLAEPREDYKPHVPRIVQIAIPKDFIGAVIGPGGKVIQELQKATNTTITITEVGDKGIVDIFSADKAGIDQALAKIKGITAVPEIGEVYEGKVKSIMAFGAFVEFLPGKDALLHISEIKHERVDTMEQSGLKEGDIIQVKLIGADPKTGKLKLSRKALLPKQ
- a CDS encoding 2',3'-cyclic-nucleotide 2'-phosphodiesterase, translating into MSEILIIILVAIAAAVAAGSAAYYFTYKATEKRRVAILRDAENESEMLKKEKMLQAKEKFIQLKAEHEKAVNERNNRITQVEAKIKQQQSQLQSETDIFNKRNKEFESTRAKVEAQAAVMAEREAELDKLTKEQITKLEQIGGLTPEQAKELIIEQVKVQAKSEAMTIVNDIIEDAKLSASKDAKKIVVQTIQRVATEAAVENSVTAFNIDSDEVKGRIIGREGRNIRALEAATGVEIIVDDTPEAIILSGFDPVRREIARLALHQLVTDGRIHPARIEEVVAKVQKQIEDEIIEVGKRTAIDLGIHGLSPELIRLIGKMKYRSSYGQNLLQHSRETANLCGIMASELGLNAALARRAGLLHDIGKVPDDEPELPHAIIGMKIAERCKEKPEVANAIGAHHDEVEMSSLIAPIVQVCDAISGARPGARREVVESYIKRLKEMEDLAMSHDGVLKTYAIQAGRELRVIVGSEKISDEKAEILSYEIAKKIQDEMTYPGQVKVTVIRETRSVAYAK
- a CDS encoding Prolipoprotein diacylglyceryl transferase, producing the protein MTLSAIVWDLDPIAFSIGSLSIGYYGLMWALAFLVDSWLFSKMCKREGVAKDADTSAFYYLIIATVVGARFGHCLFYDPGYFLTHPWAIITEIREGGLASHGAAVGLLIGIWLWSRKWKMPYMWMLDRIAVLVPIAGALVRLGNFFNSEIYGTATELPWGVIFVRARETAPMHPTQLYEMVAYLLIFALMAHLYWRTKVSDRRGVMFGSFLILLFGARFFIELIKNTQEKWEADMLLNMGQLLSIPFVIAGVVILVIALKRKPQPYKL
- a CDS encoding Immunoreactive 53 kDa antigen PG123 → MKKTAPGITVSSSPEFLTLKGDNAIGTITVNFPAKAFHKWGVLKVTPVLVYPGGEVVGQPTFLQGEKVKDNYKVIPYEAGGSYSQQLSFPYTPAMRLSELVLRVEAKCIKQGSKIKNFTDYNTEIPVTFGVSSLQMMADNYAKVAIAPDAFVRTTYVKESAKIMFQINKADVRAAQLNSSEISALQQFIKDNTGDAKKKVGDVYTQAYASPDGPLTLNDKLSADRGKTTKKAMETKFKKDGTPKDVFDVNAMGEDWEGFQELVQASDIPDKALILQVLSMYKDPQVRDKEIKNMTAAFKVLADKILPELRRSKMTVNVQVDGLTDAELKAAVGSDINKLTVEEMLFAATLFTDNATKAKCYKAAADKYNDFRAWNNLGVVKAWEGDYAAAKADFTKAASLNNSNPQVINNLGVVALSEGKKSEAAKFFAASTAPEAKYNKGLVDLAEGNYSSAINSLDGYNKALAQLLNGDVAAAKAAFGSMNTWRAEYVKAVIAAKEGDAKALVANLKSAIAKNPAAKQLAETEVNFLPYATVTEVVEIVIIKVKR